A stretch of the Fusobacterium varium genome encodes the following:
- a CDS encoding glutamate racemase, with amino-acid sequence MNKESSIGIFDSGIGGLTILKKIRELLPRENIIYYGDWKNNPYSEKSKEDIQNLSAKIMDFLIRNNCKAVVIGCSIFSAASLDFLKSQYNIPIIGMIEGGVKSAILESKQKKIAVMGSAFTIKSNVYEESIKKIDSDITVYQISCKALCTMLEKGWENYPDRMEILEGYLCQIPSTADTLILGGTHYPFILSDIRKFFSKKIVDSSVESAIELFRVLGQEDLLREGYKKGRIEFYINGDKEVFKDVAEQLFEKEEITNMFSLY; translated from the coding sequence ATGAATAAAGAGTCGTCTATAGGAATTTTTGATTCTGGAATAGGTGGGTTAACTATTTTAAAAAAAATAAGAGAGTTACTTCCAAGAGAAAATATAATTTATTATGGTGATTGGAAAAATAATCCATATAGTGAAAAAAGTAAAGAAGATATACAAAATTTAAGTGCAAAAATAATGGACTTTCTTATTAGAAATAACTGTAAGGCTGTGGTTATTGGCTGCAGTATTTTTTCAGCTGCCTCTTTGGATTTTCTTAAATCTCAATATAATATTCCAATAATTGGAATGATAGAAGGAGGAGTAAAGTCAGCTATACTAGAAAGCAAACAAAAGAAAATAGCAGTTATGGGTTCAGCTTTTACTATAAAGTCTAATGTGTATGAAGAAAGTATAAAAAAAATAGATTCTGATATAACTGTATATCAAATTTCATGTAAAGCTTTATGCACAATGTTGGAAAAAGGATGGGAAAATTATCCTGATAGAATGGAAATATTGGAAGGCTATCTATGTCAAATACCAAGTACAGCAGATACTTTAATTTTAGGAGGAACACATTACCCTTTTATTCTTAGTGATATAAGAAAATTTTTCAGTAAAAAAATAGTAGATTCTTCAGTTGAGAGTGCCATAGAATTATTTAGAGTATTAGGACAGGAAGATTTATTGAGAGAAGGATATAAAAAAGGGAGAATAGAATTTTATATCAATGGAGATAAAGAAGTTTTTAAGGATGTGGCAGAGCAACTTTTTGAAAAAGAGGAAATAACAAATATGTTTTCACTATATTGA
- a CDS encoding putative holin, protein MIGITKGYLALIWTGWLSVVLYLIGGFDILIKALLIMMVLDYITGVLKGYKEKNVNSRRAYKGLSKKVVILGIIVAATQMDIILQGVGIRTLVLMFYVATEFLSILENAAILGIPIPEKLKVALEQCKDKQEIKNKNKN, encoded by the coding sequence ATGATAGGTATTACAAAAGGATATTTAGCTTTAATTTGGACCGGGTGGTTGAGTGTAGTCCTTTATTTAATAGGAGGCTTTGATATTTTAATTAAAGCCTTACTGATAATGATGGTATTAGATTATATAACTGGGGTATTAAAAGGTTATAAAGAGAAGAATGTTAATTCTAGGAGAGCATATAAAGGATTGAGTAAGAAAGTTGTTATATTAGGAATAATAGTTGCAGCCACTCAAATGGATATAATTCTTCAAGGAGTAGGAATAAGAACACTTGTATTGATGTTTTATGTAGCAACAGAATTTTTATCTATTTTAGAAAATGCAGCTATACTAGGAATACCTATACCAGAAAAATTAAAGGTAGCATTAGAACAATGTAAGGATAAGCAAGAGATAAAAAATAAGAACAAAAATTAA
- a CDS encoding phage tail protein: protein MFETKTFEYLMNEKLKNVPSDVDKREGSVVWDSMAPNALESAMMYQELEAYYKETFGSTASRTYLIERCRERGITPKAASAGVYKGKFNIQVPIGNRFSLDIYNYEVLAYIGMNTDTKYYEYQLRCESTGIAPNSNFGQLIPIDYLQGLTYAQLTETLIPGEDEEDTEVLRQRYLNSFDTQAYGGNIKDYEEKTLSISGVGAVKVTPVWAGGGTVKLTILDSEYNDATSTLISTVQEIIDPTQDASGKGVAPIGHIVTVDSAERETIYIATVLTLQGIDLSNVKDAIDETLKEYLLELRKSWALSEKLIVRISQIETRILAVNPGIIDVKNTKINGFEKNLEITANKIPVWGDGSYVTG from the coding sequence GTGTTTGAAACTAAAACTTTTGAATATTTAATGAATGAGAAACTTAAAAATGTACCTTCTGATGTAGATAAAAGAGAAGGCTCTGTTGTTTGGGATAGTATGGCTCCTAATGCTTTAGAATCAGCTATGATGTATCAGGAACTTGAAGCTTATTACAAAGAAACATTTGGAAGTACAGCAAGTAGAACATACCTAATTGAAAGGTGTAGAGAAAGAGGGATAACTCCTAAAGCAGCAAGTGCAGGAGTATATAAAGGGAAATTTAATATTCAAGTACCTATTGGTAATAGATTTAGTTTAGATATATACAATTATGAGGTTCTAGCTTACATAGGCATGAATACAGATACTAAATATTATGAATATCAGTTAAGATGTGAAAGTACTGGAATAGCTCCCAATTCTAATTTTGGTCAATTAATACCAATAGATTATTTACAGGGATTAACTTATGCACAATTAACCGAAACTTTAATACCTGGAGAAGATGAAGAAGATACAGAAGTATTAAGACAAAGATATCTAAATTCTTTTGATACTCAGGCATATGGAGGAAATATAAAGGATTATGAGGAGAAAACTTTATCTATATCAGGAGTAGGAGCTGTAAAAGTAACTCCTGTATGGGCTGGAGGAGGAACAGTAAAGTTGACTATTTTGGATAGTGAGTATAATGATGCAACATCAACTTTGATTAGTACAGTTCAGGAAATAATAGATCCTACACAAGATGCATCAGGAAAAGGAGTAGCACCAATAGGACATATTGTAACAGTAGATAGTGCTGAAAGGGAAACAATCTATATAGCAACAGTACTTACACTGCAAGGTATAGATTTAAGTAATGTAAAAGATGCTATAGATGAAACATTGAAAGAATACTTACTGGAACTTAGAAAATCTTGGGCACTATCTGAAAAACTTATAGTAAGAATATCTCAAATTGAAACAAGAATTCTTGCAGTTAATCCTGGAATAATAGATGTTAAAAATACTAAAATAAATGGTTTTGAAAAAAATCTTGAAATAACAGCAAATAAAATTCCTGTATGGGGAGATGGTAGTTATGTTACTGGATAA
- a CDS encoding peptidoglycan-binding protein LysM yields MYIFYLGSLLFPVAPEGVNIKANNQNKTLTLINEGEINLLKSRGLQEISFEVLIPHQKYSFSKYLGGVLPIQHYTEALAAMKATKKPVQFIILRNLKSISGIYNTNIKVSVEDYNLIDNADKYGEDIGISIKLKEYKDKSNILMSIVGKVENKTQYLLTKVRESAKILPKTYTVNSGDTLFTIAKKQLGDGSKAQNLLELNKLPNLIDIVAGQVIRLE; encoded by the coding sequence ATGTATATTTTTTATTTAGGAAGTTTATTATTTCCTGTTGCTCCTGAGGGTGTAAATATTAAGGCTAATAATCAAAATAAAACCTTAACATTAATCAATGAGGGGGAAATAAATCTTTTAAAATCTAGAGGACTTCAAGAGATAAGTTTTGAAGTATTGATACCTCATCAAAAATATTCCTTCTCTAAATATCTTGGTGGAGTTCTTCCTATACAACATTATACAGAAGCTTTAGCAGCTATGAAAGCTACTAAAAAGCCTGTTCAATTTATTATACTTAGAAACTTGAAGAGTATATCAGGAATCTATAATACTAATATAAAAGTATCAGTGGAAGATTATAATCTCATAGATAATGCGGATAAATATGGAGAGGATATAGGAATATCTATAAAATTAAAAGAATATAAGGATAAATCAAATATTCTTATGTCTATAGTAGGGAAGGTAGAAAATAAAACACAGTATTTATTAACAAAAGTTAGAGAGAGTGCCAAAATACTTCCAAAAACTTATACTGTAAATTCAGGAGATACTTTATTTACAATAGCAAAAAAACAGCTGGGAGATGGAAGCAAAGCTCAAAATCTTTTAGAATTAAATAAGCTTCCAAATCTTATAGATATTGTAGCAGGACAGGTGATAAGACTTGAATAA
- a CDS encoding phage tape measure protein, whose protein sequence is MAQINASINLMNGMTQPLMNIVNSVNNVISTLRAVNNANINIDTSSLQASQNLLNQTSADLLRWQQELENQIRENGDEAGRLNNRFREGGGPLEGLIAKAKRLALTLGGITFGKKLLGLSDEITTMNARVNIMAKANEDPEDIKRALFESAQRSRADYFATANAAATMGITAKDTFGSSKEVISFMELANKQFTIAGTEGAAKEGAMLQLQQAMSMGVLRGQEFRSVQQGMPTMIDYLAKHLGKTKAQIKEMADQGKLTAGVVKAAMFGAADDINKKFESMPKTLGQIGTSIKNTFIKNFEPVSEKLSKMFNSESFKNFVNTISLGINISILAIGGLISAVAGMVNWIRKYSSYIVPILTIATIGFVQLKWAVIASTAATIKDTIAKGANAAATLGLTAVYVLYNGAVALATLATGIMTGSTAALTIGVKGLSAAFLACPVVWIALAIMGVVYAIYKLVEWLNKTKGMSLSTFGVIAGAIAYFVTSTFNLLKVFANNIMFTISIIYNNFATFAEFLANLFNDPVTAVKNLFLDLGENIIKILTTVSGVIDKVLGTNLSSGLNDFQDKLNTWRNENVKENKIKIPRMNPEYFQLSDPKEAFKNAHDKTVEIANNIKGSLNLGVTNDLLKTIAGNTGKTNSTLDLTKEELKYLRDVAEQEVINRYTTASINNNNTFNNNINSEMDVDGVVSKFYNGLAEAASTVAEGV, encoded by the coding sequence ATGGCGCAAATAAATGCAAGTATTAATCTTATGAATGGTATGACACAACCACTTATGAACATAGTAAATTCAGTGAATAATGTTATATCTACACTTAGAGCAGTAAATAATGCAAATATAAATATTGATACCTCATCTCTCCAAGCATCTCAAAATTTACTTAATCAAACCTCTGCTGATTTATTAAGATGGCAGCAGGAACTGGAAAATCAAATAAGAGAAAATGGAGATGAAGCTGGCAGGCTCAATAATAGGTTTCGTGAAGGTGGAGGTCCATTGGAAGGACTTATAGCAAAAGCAAAAAGATTAGCTTTAACATTAGGAGGAATTACCTTTGGGAAGAAACTTTTAGGATTATCAGATGAGATAACGACAATGAATGCCAGAGTAAATATAATGGCAAAAGCAAATGAGGATCCAGAAGATATCAAAAGAGCTCTTTTTGAATCAGCTCAAAGATCCAGGGCAGATTATTTTGCTACTGCCAATGCAGCAGCAACAATGGGAATAACAGCAAAAGATACCTTTGGAAGCAGCAAGGAAGTAATAAGTTTTATGGAATTGGCAAATAAACAATTTACTATAGCAGGAACTGAAGGGGCAGCCAAAGAAGGAGCTATGCTTCAATTACAGCAAGCTATGTCTATGGGAGTTTTAAGAGGACAAGAATTTAGATCAGTACAGCAGGGGATGCCAACTATGATTGATTATCTGGCCAAACATTTAGGAAAAACTAAAGCTCAGATTAAGGAAATGGCAGATCAGGGAAAACTTACAGCAGGTGTAGTAAAAGCAGCAATGTTTGGAGCAGCAGATGACATTAACAAAAAATTTGAAAGTATGCCTAAAACTTTAGGGCAGATAGGAACCTCTATTAAAAATACTTTTATAAAAAACTTTGAACCAGTATCAGAAAAGCTGTCAAAGATGTTTAATAGTGAATCTTTTAAAAATTTTGTTAATACTATATCACTGGGAATAAATATTAGTATTTTAGCAATAGGAGGGCTGATATCAGCTGTGGCTGGGATGGTAAACTGGATTAGAAAATACAGTAGTTATATAGTTCCAATATTAACAATAGCAACAATAGGGTTTGTACAATTAAAATGGGCTGTAATAGCTTCTACTGCTGCAACGATTAAAGATACTATTGCAAAGGGTGCAAATGCAGCAGCTACCTTGGGATTAACAGCTGTGTATGTACTCTATAATGGGGCAGTAGCCTTGGCAACATTGGCAACAGGAATAATGACAGGAAGTACAGCAGCTCTAACAATTGGGGTAAAAGGATTATCAGCAGCCTTTCTAGCATGCCCTGTTGTTTGGATAGCATTAGCAATTATGGGAGTTGTATATGCGATATATAAACTTGTAGAATGGCTTAATAAAACCAAGGGAATGAGTTTATCAACTTTTGGTGTTATAGCAGGAGCTATAGCCTATTTTGTAACTTCAACATTTAATTTACTTAAAGTTTTTGCCAATAATATAATGTTTACGATTTCAATTATATACAACAATTTTGCAACATTTGCAGAGTTTTTAGCTAATCTATTTAATGATCCAGTAACTGCAGTGAAGAATTTGTTTTTAGATTTAGGAGAAAATATAATAAAAATATTAACAACAGTATCAGGAGTAATTGATAAAGTTTTAGGAACTAACCTTTCATCAGGATTGAATGATTTTCAAGATAAATTAAATACTTGGAGGAATGAAAATGTAAAAGAAAATAAAATAAAAATTCCAAGAATGAATCCTGAATATTTTCAACTTTCAGATCCAAAAGAAGCATTTAAAAATGCACATGACAAAACAGTAGAGATAGCTAATAACATAAAGGGAAGTTTAAATTTAGGAGTGACAAATGACCTATTAAAAACTATTGCAGGAAATACAGGGAAAACTAACAGTACTTTGGACCTGACAAAAGAAGAATTGAAATATCTTAGAGATGTTGCAGAACAAGAGGTTATTAATAGATACACAACAGCTTCTATAAATAACAATAACACATTCAATAATAATATAAACAGTGAAATGGATGTGGATGGTGTAGTAAGTAAGTTTTATAATGGATTGGCAGAAGCAGCATCAACAGTGGCTGAGGGGGTATAA
- a CDS encoding phage protein encodes MSLTTFLKGNAKTIGVVEYAPSDRFLDEEGKPAKFKIRAISGKLDAQLRAQSQIKDLKSGAIDFDTNKYMALLMTTCISEPDLRNAELQDSYEVKNEVDLLEVMFTAGEYQRLLMKVQEVNGFTETYQEKVKQAKN; translated from the coding sequence ATGAGTTTAACAACATTTTTAAAAGGAAATGCAAAAACAATAGGAGTGGTAGAATATGCTCCATCAGATAGATTTTTAGATGAAGAGGGAAAACCAGCTAAATTTAAAATAAGAGCAATATCAGGGAAATTGGATGCTCAGTTAAGAGCTCAATCTCAAATTAAAGATTTAAAAAGTGGGGCAATAGATTTTGATACTAATAAATACATGGCCTTACTGATGACTACATGTATATCTGAACCAGATTTGAGAAATGCGGAACTTCAAGATAGTTATGAGGTAAAAAATGAAGTAGATCTTTTAGAAGTGATGTTCACAGCTGGAGAATATCAGAGACTTTTAATGAAAGTTCAAGAAGTAAATGGTTTTACTGAAACATACCAAGAAAAGGTTAAACAGGCAAAAAACTAA
- a CDS encoding phage tail tube protein, producing MRRVTMHGKDAISGSEAECYITIDGNRYNFMQAITFEATFEKNKTEVPILGRPGKGNKANGWTGTGSMTCHFNQSVMRELLEKYKNDGIDTYFTIMVTNEDPTSAVGRQTVIFKDCNLDGGILAKFDADADYLDEDFDFTFEDFEIQETFKPLDGFIA from the coding sequence ATGAGAAGAGTAACGATGCATGGAAAAGATGCTATAAGTGGTTCAGAAGCAGAATGTTATATTACAATAGATGGAAATAGATATAATTTTATGCAGGCAATAACTTTTGAAGCAACTTTTGAAAAAAATAAAACAGAAGTTCCTATACTTGGAAGACCTGGAAAAGGAAACAAGGCAAATGGATGGACTGGAACAGGATCAATGACATGTCATTTCAATCAATCTGTAATGAGAGAACTTTTAGAAAAGTATAAAAATGATGGGATAGATACTTATTTCACTATCATGGTAACAAATGAGGATCCTACATCAGCAGTAGGAAGACAGACAGTAATATTTAAGGATTGTAATTTAGATGGAGGAATATTAGCCAAATTTGATGCAGATGCAGATTATTTGGATGAGGACTTCGATTTTACATTTGAAGATTTTGAAATACAAGAAACATTTAAACCATTAGATGGATTTATAGCATAG
- a CDS encoding phage tail sheath protein, translating into MAFGGGTWLTQNKVLPGTYINFVSAAAAYVNIADRGYACMGFNLDWGIENEIFTVENSDFQTNSMKYFGYEYTHDKMKALRDIFQNAKTVYCFRLNGSGGVKASNTFATAKYAGVRGNDIKVIIADSVDEEDKFDVSTYIGISLVDTQTVAATAELKDNDYVVWKKEATLEVTAGIPLTGGTNGTDSTGLSHQTFLEKSEKYRFNSIGAAVTDKVTKQLYAEHTKRMRDEVGVKYQCVLYDYEADYEGVINVVNACTDTGENEASIVYWLVGANAGCAINESLTNKNYDGSFKIKTDYTQTQLEQGMKAGHFMFHQVDNAIAVLSDINSFVNWSIYKNEDFYRNQVIRILDQVAMDVASLFNKRHLGKTRNNNPGRVALWTDITAHHQELEKIEAIEDFNPKEVTVLEGADKVSVLVNDRIKPVGVMEKLYMAVVVV; encoded by the coding sequence ATGGCATTTGGAGGAGGAACATGGTTAACTCAAAACAAGGTACTTCCAGGTACCTATATTAACTTTGTAAGTGCAGCGGCAGCTTATGTAAATATTGCTGATAGAGGATATGCGTGTATGGGATTTAATTTGGATTGGGGAATTGAGAATGAAATATTCACTGTTGAAAACTCAGATTTTCAAACAAATAGTATGAAGTATTTTGGTTATGAATACACACATGACAAAATGAAGGCACTCAGAGATATATTTCAAAATGCTAAAACAGTATACTGTTTTAGATTAAATGGATCAGGAGGAGTAAAAGCTTCAAATACTTTTGCTACAGCTAAATATGCAGGAGTAAGAGGAAATGATATAAAAGTTATAATTGCCGATAGTGTGGATGAAGAAGATAAATTTGATGTATCTACATATATTGGAATTTCTTTAGTTGATACACAAACTGTAGCTGCAACAGCAGAACTAAAAGATAATGATTATGTTGTTTGGAAGAAAGAAGCAACTTTAGAAGTTACAGCAGGAATACCGTTAACAGGTGGAACAAATGGAACAGATTCTACAGGACTTTCCCATCAAACTTTCTTAGAAAAATCTGAAAAATATAGATTTAACTCTATAGGAGCAGCTGTTACAGATAAAGTAACTAAACAGTTGTATGCAGAGCATACTAAAAGAATGAGAGATGAAGTAGGAGTTAAGTATCAGTGTGTGTTGTATGATTATGAAGCTGACTACGAGGGAGTAATCAATGTAGTTAATGCATGTACTGACACTGGAGAGAATGAAGCCTCAATAGTTTATTGGTTAGTGGGGGCAAATGCAGGATGTGCAATAAATGAGTCATTAACTAATAAAAATTATGATGGTTCATTTAAAATAAAAACAGATTACACTCAAACACAATTAGAACAAGGAATGAAAGCAGGACACTTCATGTTTCATCAAGTTGATAATGCTATAGCAGTTCTATCTGATATTAACAGTTTTGTTAATTGGAGTATTTATAAAAATGAAGACTTTTACAGAAATCAAGTTATAAGAATATTGGATCAAGTAGCAATGGATGTAGCAAGTTTGTTTAATAAAAGACATCTTGGTAAGACTAGAAATAATAATCCAGGAAGAGTTGCTTTATGGACAGATATAACAGCTCATCATCAAGAGCTTGAGAAAATAGAAGCCATAGAAGATTTTAATCCTAAAGAGGTTACAGTCTTAGAAGGAGCTGACAAGGTATCAGTTTTAGTAAATGACAGAATAAAACCTGTGGGAGTAATGGAAAAATTATATATGGCAGTAGTTGTTGTATAA
- a CDS encoding phage minor structural protein, protein MTKEQLKALGVTEELAIKIAGESKKELEGYVEKTKFDEVDTKVKQLETSVAERDKQLEDLKKSTGDVETLKKQIETLQNENKTKEETYKTELSNLKKNNALDLALAGAKVKNNKAIKALLDSEKIKLKDDGTLEGLTEQLETIKKTDAYLFEETQTKEKTVPKGFVPGVTPPGETVTSPASLGDAVATALAGVFNKN, encoded by the coding sequence ATGACTAAAGAACAATTAAAAGCTTTAGGAGTTACTGAAGAATTAGCAATTAAAATTGCTGGAGAATCTAAGAAGGAGCTAGAAGGCTATGTGGAGAAAACAAAATTTGATGAAGTTGACACCAAAGTAAAACAATTAGAAACATCAGTAGCAGAAAGAGACAAACAATTGGAAGATTTAAAAAAATCAACTGGAGATGTAGAAACACTGAAAAAGCAAATAGAAACTTTGCAAAATGAGAATAAAACAAAAGAAGAAACGTATAAAACAGAGTTGTCTAATTTAAAGAAAAATAATGCACTTGATTTAGCTTTAGCTGGAGCAAAGGTTAAAAATAATAAGGCAATAAAAGCTTTATTAGATAGTGAAAAAATCAAACTAAAAGATGATGGAACATTAGAAGGACTTACAGAGCAGTTAGAAACTATTAAAAAAACAGATGCATATTTATTTGAGGAAACTCAAACAAAAGAAAAAACAGTTCCTAAAGGATTTGTACCTGGAGTAACACCACCAGGAGAAACAGTAACATCTCCTGCAAGTTTAGGAGATGCAGTAGCAACAGCTTTAGCTGGAGTATTTAATAAAAATTAA